The Castor canadensis chromosome 13, mCasCan1.hap1v2, whole genome shotgun sequence genome has a window encoding:
- the Diras2 gene encoding GTP-binding protein Di-Ras2 produces MPEQSNDYRVAVFGAGGVGKSSLVLRFVKGTFRESYIPTVEDTYRQVISCDKSICTLQITDTTGSHQFPAMQRLSISKGHAFILVYSITSRQSLEELKPIYEQICEIKGDVESIPIMLVGNKCDESPSREVQSSEAEALARTWKCAFMETSAKLNHNVKELFQELLNLEKRRTVSLQIDGKKSKQQKRKEKLKGKCVVM; encoded by the coding sequence ATGCCAGAGCAGAGCAATGATTACCGGGTGGCAGTTTTTGGGGCAGGAGGTGTTGGCAAGAGCTCCCTGGTCTTGAGATTTGTGAAAGGCACATTCCGGGAGAGCTACATCCCAACCGTGGAAGACACCTACCGGCAGGTAATCAGCTGTGACAAGAGCATCTGTACACTCCAGATCACTGACACCACTGGCAGCCACCAGTTCCCTGCCATGCAGCGGCTGTCCATCTCCAAGGGGCATGCCTTCATCCTGGTGTACTCCATCACCAGCCGGCAGTCCCTGGAGGAGCTCAAGCCCATCTATGAGCAGATCTGCGAGATCAAAGGGGATGTGGAGAGCATCCCCATCATGCTGGTGGGGAACAAGTGTGACGAGAGCCCCAGCCGCGAGGTGCAGAGCAGCGAGGCAGAGGCCTTGGCCCGCACATGGAAGTGTGCCTTCATGGAGACCTCGGCCAAGCTCAACCACAACGTCAAGGAGCTCTTTCAGGAGCTGCTCAACCTGGAGAAACGCAGGACCGTGAGCCTCCAGATCGACGGCAAAAAGAGCAAGcagcagaaaaggaaagagaagctcAAGGGCAAGTGTGTGGTCATGTGA